The DNA region TTGGAGGCCCCCCCAGCACCGCAGGGAACAGTGGCAATGAAACGACCACAAGAACAGGTAATGGACACAGGGAATTCACACCTCAAATCTGGGCAAGGTGACGATGGGTGGCATGGAGCAGTGCACGTGTGCTTACATTCCCTCCTTGGGACACCGCATACCTGTCCACAAGAAGCTTTGGCCCCAGAGCTTGAGCTAGCATCTCCGTTTGCTGGTGGCTGGTCACAGGGGGAAGGATGACAAGTCCTGGTGCAAGCATGCAATCCACACTGCCGGTTCTTCCCACATGGTTGGTTGCACCTGATATCCTTCGATCCACAAGGGATGTTTCTCAACATCACATGTCCCCCAATGCATTCTCTCATTACTGGCACAACGCAAGGCGGGCAGTCCCCAAAATGGCATGCATGTGAGGCTGGATGCCCGCACGGCTGGGGAACTGAGCACTGGTGTGGGCATGATGGAGTCGGTGTGCCACAAGGCAGTGGCGGCAGGATAGAAGTTCTGCCACAGGCGCAAGTGAGATCAGTGAATATGGTCTCCAAGCAGGGTGGGCAGTGACCACTGTGGCAGAGCAGCTGGCACACATGCTGCCCACACCCGAGCTTCTTGCCACATGTTATCTGGCAGAGATGGAGATCCCAGTTACCAAATTCAAGCTGTGCAAACTTCCTTGAccgtgggcaacaacactcacTGCACCGATGCCTCCCGCAGTTCTTCTTGTGACCACAAGGCTTGTTGCAGTGGAACTCTTCCATCGAAACCTTGTAGCACTCCACCATCCGGCCTGATGAGCTACAGCGGCACCTCTGCTCAACACGCACCAAGCAAGGTGGGCACTCTCCCTCGTGGCAATTGACCTTGCACCTATGCACCCCACATGGTAATTTCTTATCGCAGACCTTGTCACAGGTTGGGATTGGGTCCAAGCAGCTTGCCCTCATCTCCTGCAGCCTTGTCTTGCCACAATGGCATGTAGTGACCTTCCCTGGCATGAGTTCGCACTCACCGCAAGGCCCTGGGTGGCACATATCCTGGCAGGCATGATTCCCACAGGCGAGCGTGTGGCCACACACCTCACTACATGAGAACACCccatcctcctccgacagctTCCCCTTCACAGCCATGTCCCCACATAGCAAcgtctccttcttcttcccacAGAAGCACCGTGCAGAGATGAGAACAGCGCAATCCCCACAGGGCCCGGTGTGGCAGACCTTCTCACAGCGGTGCCTTCTGCAGGGCAGCAGCCGCTCGCAAGGCCGACCGCAGGTTACTGGCGTGCTCCGGTCTGCACACCGCCGCACGATAATCTGTTTCCCACAGGGGCACGGCCGATCCGGCGCAAAAGCCTTGCAGGGTGGGCACGGGCCCGGGTGGCACTGCAGGACGCAGACGTGCGGGCACCTGGTAGCGGCAGCATCGTCACCCTTGGCAATCGGTTCCACCCTCTCGAGAGGTTTGGAGCAGGGCTCACCGCAGGAATGGGGCGTGAGGAAGAGGTCGTTGGGGGGATCCCGTCGTCGTCCGCAGAAGCAGGTGTAGGCGAGATCGCGGGCCGGGATGGAGAGTACGGACTGGCACCCGGGGCAGCGCCATGAGGAGGCCGCGGCGGACTCTGCGGAGCCATCGGCGGCGGAGGCCGGGGAGCGCGCCCACTTGCGgatgcaggggaggtggaataTGGAGAAGCAGCTGCCGCAGGACCAGACGGGCGCCGACCTCCGCACCATGTCGTAGCAGATCATGCACTCCACCGCCCCCCGCGCCAGCTTGTCCTGGATCTCCTGCACCAGCTGAGGCACCGACCCATCGCCCCCAACCGCAGCGGGTGCAGGGGCATGGGCGCGCGCGTTCCCTGGGGCCGCAGGAGCTGGCCTCTCCTGCGGCGGGCCGCGGCGATGGTGACCGGCATTGTTGTTGTGCTCCTGCGGCggtggcgggcggcggcgatggTTGTTCGTGTTGTTCTGCTCCTGCGACGGGGCCGCGCGGCGATTGTTGTTCGCGTTGTTTCCGTGATtcgggcggcgcgggcggcgctgggGCGGGCGGGTCTGCGAGGCCGGGGTGGGGAGGGGCAGGAACGGGGCGGTTGAGTCGGGGGCCGCGACAGGTGCGGgagcgggggcgggggcggaggAGCGGGGGCGCCACACGGGGCGAGAGGATGGGGCCGCGGCTGGGCCGCCTCCACGGCGGCGATCGGTGGAGGGCTGCatgcggcggcggggcgggaGGGGTAAACCTAGGATTGGGGAATCCTCCGtcggtggaggaggcggcggatggGGTAAGGGGGGATGGAGGtggtgccaggtagggggcgaGGGGAtaaggcggaggcggaggtggcggcggagcggtGGTGAGGCGGAGGGGTATTTGACGGGGAATAGCCTTGGAGAGGACGGCGAATCGGCGATGGGAAAGGAGGGAGGAGGTTGCGGATGAAAGGAAATTTTATGGATCGGGTACTTTAAAAGACTTTCTCTTATAtatgtctttatttttttcttactcGTAACAATAGCTAGATTAGAAAAAAACAATATCAATCAATATTTCAggaaactttttttaaaaaagtgctATAAAATTTCCTTACGTGTGGATGCGTCGATTGAGGGATGATGGGTCGAAATAAAGGGAAGGTCCGGTGCGATCGGGTCGGGCCATGAGGCTGTGACGTCACCACGAGTGTACTGGTATGTGCTATAGTGTGTATGAACATTTCCTATTCAAGAAAAAACGAAGTTTGGCATGGAAATATAATTCATTTTTGCAGTGTTGACATAATGcacatgtaatttttttaaaaaaaaagtagaatGGACCAAAAGCTGCATTTCAACTCgaattatttatttaaaacGGACAACTCATGGGAAGTATATCTTCTCTAGAACTCTTTGAAAAAAATCTTATTAagaattatgtatatatatatatcttaaaaTGTAGTATATATTTCAGTTATAACGACTTTCGAAGTACAAACTAGCTTTTGAAGTTGCGAACCTTTTTACTGTCTCTTAACTTTCCACAACCTGGCATCCATGAAAACCCTTTTCCGCTAGATTCAAACTAaatttctcaaaacttttaCCAGTAAAAGTAAGGTATATATGTTTAGCATGAATATTTGATGAGACGCGTTGTCGCGGAGATCTTGGTGTCGTTCTGTGATTGAGTATTGTATTTGTGCTTTGAAAAAGTTGATCTGTTCCTATGGTGTGGACACTGCACGCATGTCTACTGATGTGTTAGGTTGAAATGGGTTGAGTTGTCAGTCAGGTTTGCTTTGAATCTATAACAAATCTCATTTATGTGACGAGCTATATTCGTAAAAAAGCTCAATTTTTGTTATAAATGAGCTTCTATGACGAAAATGTACCATCACACCCATCGTCACAAATAGTTCGTCATATTATATGTCTTGTGACAAAAAATTGATACATCATCGTAAAGTTAGGGCAAGACTGTCCAGCCGAGCAGCTCATTTTCTATGACAAATTACAGTCATCATGAATAACTGTTTTgtgataaataaatatttgtcacacattcttctccattGTTGTTGATTAATGTACcatcaaaataaaatgaaatatacaacaaaatataaCTATCATGCAGAATGATTATAATAAAACGTACAAATTATACCAATACATCATTTTTATATATAATTACATGTATATAAGCATCAACTAAATGTTCATACATGTACTCCTTCCACACAATTTGTAACCAAACTCAAATGTACAAATAGTGTAAAGAAATAGATCGAGTTGTCTAGTCTATAAATAGATTCCAGTTCTTCAAATCCTGAAAAGCACAAAGGGAAATTCAGTGTACATAAGTTTTGTCAAAaattagttcccgacaatataTCTGTAAATTGACTGAGTACCTTCGAGAGTATGGATTAATCACGAAGAGAGACAAAATtatgtatacaggttcgagccttcgattggagtaatatcctATATCCTGTGAGGGTGTTGCTGCCTTGTATTAATGATCTCGAGTATAAgatggctaagactattacaggAAGTTGATTGTATCTAATCTATCATAGGGTTGTTGCCTTTCGTGTTACTCATAGTTCCTTGTTCGTGTCTAGTTGTGGTtgttctcccccccccccgtcacAGCCTTTCCACcttataggggtgaggtaccgactcctatccagccgtagtcgatagaaAGTTGTTTTCCTTGACGTCTAAGTAGATATACCGG from Phragmites australis chromosome 8, lpPhrAust1.1, whole genome shotgun sequence includes:
- the LOC133926612 gene encoding NF-X1-type zinc finger protein NFXL1-like, encoding MQPSTDRRRGGGPAAAPSSRPVWRPRSSAPAPAPAPVAAPDSTAPFLPLPTPASQTRPPQRRPRRPNHGNNANNNRRAAPSQEQNNTNNHRRRPPPPQEHNNNAGHHRRGPPQERPAPAAPGNARAHAPAPAAVGGDGSVPQLVQEIQDKLARGAVECMICYDMVRRSAPVWSCGSCFSIFHLPCIRKWARSPASAADGSAESAAASSWRCPGCQSVLSIPARDLAYTCFCGRRRDPPNDLFLTPHSCGEPCSKPLERVEPIAKGDDAAATRCPHVCVLQCHPGPCPPCKAFAPDRPCPCGKQIIVRRCADRSTPVTCGRPCERLLPCRRHRCEKVCHTGPCGDCAVLISARCFCGKKKETLLCGDMAVKGKLSEEDGVFSCSEVCGHTLACGNHACQDMCHPGPCGECELMPGKVTTCHCGKTRLQEMRASCLDPIPTCDKVCDKKLPCGVHRCKVNCHEGECPPCLVRVEQRCRCSSSGRMVECYKVSMEEFHCNKPCGHKKNCGRHRCSECCCPRSRKFAQLEFGNWDLHLCQITCGKKLGCGQHVCQLLCHSGHCPPCLETIFTDLTCACGRTSILPPLPCGTPTPSCPHQCSVPQPCGHPASHACHFGDCPPCVVPVMRECIGGHVMLRNIPCGSKDIRCNQPCGKNRQCGLHACTRTCHPSPCDQPPANGDASSSSGAKASCGQVCGVPRRECKHTCTAPCHPSSPCPDLRCEFPVSITCSCGRFIATVPCGAGGASNGGDNMFEVSIIQKLPMPLQPVESNGRRVPLGQRKLSCDEECAKVEKKRVLAEAFDITPPNLDAFHFGENTNSADLVSDLFRREPKWVLAIEERCKFLVLGKMRGNFSSNLKLHVFCHMMKDKRDAIRLIADRWKLSVHAAGWEPKRFVTIHVTPKSKPPARILGSKAGAPITAAHPYFDPLVDMDPRLVVAMLDLPREADVNSLVLRFGGECELVWLNDKNAVAVFNDPARAATALRRLDYGSAYHGAAMFLPSSAQPSSSGNVWVAGQKDGVFAAKSGGNPWKKVSAAEPEPEPAARAAPAPGWRGASTAAQVMGTPNRWNVLESDAATSSGPGDERRPAPRTDAAYSAVPNAENAGPSVSKLQPDVEVDDWEEACE